The DNA region tttttttgtagcaACTCCACCAATTTGTTTGACAATACGATTACAGTCACGCCCATTAAGGTAGAGCTAGGCGGAGCTATCTCGTATGGCGCGACAGCAAATGCCGCTAGCAAGGTAGCCCCACCGGGACAGAGACGTACACCCAATGCAGTGGTGGTCAccacacagcagcagcagcaacaacagcagcagcagcatctaCATCATCCACAAGCTACACTGAGCATGCCCACTATGCAAGCCACATTAGTGACAAATTCGGGAAGTGTTTCTGTTCCGCCGCCGTCAACGACCTGTTCCAGCATGAGTGTGACCCTAAATACCGCAATGCCCAAGGAGAAGACACCATCTACAACGACAACGAAAGCGAGTCGTGTGCAGGTTGCCCGGAAGCCGCCACCCACAATTGATAACTTCTGGCCCAACATCTTGCAGGAAGTGAATGGAATCGGTCAGGTAGATGCTAAACATCAGGTTTTGCCTCTAGCCCGTATCAAGAAGATAATGAAATTAGATGAAAATGCTAAGATGATAGCGGGCGAAGCTCCGCTGCTCTTTGCCAAAGCCTGTGAGTACTTCATCCAAGAGCTGACCATGCGGGCTTGGGTTCATACGGAAGAGAGCCGACGTCGGACATTGCAGCGTTCGGATATCGCTCAGGCCATTGCGAATTATGATCAATTTGATTTCCTCATCGATATTGTGCCGCGCGAAGAGATAAAGCCTTCACCGTCGTCTTCCTCATCCTCGTCGTCTTCGGCGGCAGCAGCTGCACAGAAAAGCAACAAGGAATCAAGCACGACAGCAAATGCGACGAACACATCGGCGAGTAATAACATCAATTCTGGCCAATCCGGTCTCTCATCTGCGTCCGCCTCCTGCACTTCAGCAAATATATCAAATTTCAGTGTGCCTACCGCTGTCTCTGCTGGCCTCAAATTGGAGACAGCCAGCGATGTTCTGAATTTCAGTACAGTCAATGTGAATCCGGAGCTTTTTGCCAGTCAAGTGCAGCAGGCACAGGTCCatcaccaacagcaacagcagccacaaCAAGTGCAGATTATTCAGCAAGGCGCTGGAGGACAACAGCTGCAATATTTTATAGCACTGCCCGGTCAGCAGGCACAAACGCAACAAGCCCAGAATCATTTGGGTCTCAATATAGtgacagcagcagcggcgcAACAGCCTACACAGCAATTGATTCTTACAGCGGGACCGAATGGCCAGTTGACTGCGACACCGGCGCCCacccagcaacagcaattgcTACAGAATCTTGCCCAGGCACAGGCGCAGGCTCAagtgcagcagcaacagcagcaccagcaggtacaacagcagcaacagcaaattCAGTTACTACAACAGGTCGTAACGCCAACTGGTGAATTGGCCAATGTGCCGGTACGTATTTAATTTATTCCCTTCCACATCTCTGTTCTCTTATTCGGTCTTGTCCATTTTTGTGTAGATTTCAATCAATGCAAATCAGCTGCACTTACTCCGGCTGCagatgcaacagcaacaacaacaacagcaagctGCCCAGgtggcggcagcagcagctgcagcccaacatcaacatcagcagcatccgcagcagcaacaggtTATCATTCCTACCCAGTTGCTAACGGGCCAACAGATTCTTCAATTGGGCGCCAATgcccagcaacagcagcaacaacaacagcagcaggttCAGGTGCAACAGCATCTTAGCCAAACTAGTGCTTCAGCAACTACCCAAGCCACACCCATATTCATTAACTCAACCAACGGGCAAGCGCAAACACATCAAAACCCACCATCTCAGACCATTTCCAGCATACAACAGTCCAACGATCGCAGTCTGAGCGGTGCATTTCGGTAAAATCAGGAGATGGCTTATGAGGAGGATATTGGCATGGTCCAACTACTTCTCAAACCCACCCCCACCCCGCAAATCCCCTTCGATTTTAGATCTAAGCTATAAAGTGTAGAATTAAGAAAGAGATTTAGTTACATATGCGTGACTCCTCTCCAGCATCATATCGAAGCATCGGAAGGCATTGAGTCAAAAGATTAGGATTAGATTTTAAGGTTTCTATTTAACTAGGTCATCTTGTAAAAAGGAATTTTGAATAGCAGTCGGATATATATatcagaatatatatataattttttttctctctctctcgaaCTATTGTAATTTATTGCATCAGTACAGAATTGGAACTGTATTGATGACCAAAAAACCTttccgatatatatatatagatatacagacacacacaggcGAAAAGAGTTTTCATTACTTTTATTAGATATCATTTGATTTTCTCTATTTTTAACGATAAGTAACCGTATTCCGTTTGGGTGATTAGTGTCCTCATTGTAGCAGGAGAGGATCGCAGATTAGGGTTTATTGTGTAATTAGTGGAGTCTTACCAATCAAAAACCATTAAGTTTTCAAAACGTTTTCGAAACGGTTCGTCAGAAAATGCAATTCAGAACAGAATATAATTTCTTCATTAATctgaaattaaatttcttcATTTGTAAATGAACTAACAAACCGTTTGATTTtgccaaaaattttaaaacgcTATCGTAGTTTACCTGTCAATTGGTTTTCAAATAGTTCTTAAAGGTTTTTCGATTTTGAATTTGTGCGCCCTGTAAAAGCCATTAAATTTTCATAGAGCATTTCATAACTCAAAACATTGGCAACTGGATAAAATTTATagatctttatttatttattgaccAATATCTTTTATATTCAAGataaatggaaaaatatttgCGAGATATTAACAATTACTTTTTATTCCACGGAAAGTGAAAGTGGGAAAGCAATTTTCATCGGAAACAGTCTGGTTAAAATAATTCAACGAATCTAAAACGAATCGGTTTAAAGTGGAATCTTTATCTGGCATCATGCCCGGGTTTGGTTCCGCattatgtatttgtatatttgaATTAAGCTCAAatcaaaaacaagaaaaacttAAGAAATTACCAATAATAAGTCACAAAGATAATGTGCCAGTATATCATGTTTTCTGTACTGTTTTTACGACTTCTTGGCTAGAATTTTATTAATATCCTGCAGCTCACGTGTGCTCCATGGCTCTAGGGGATCGGGTGGCGAACGCTGTTTGCGTCTTGCATCTGACTCGAATTCTGCATCGCTTTGCTCTGGGGAAACTCTGCAGAGAATGGTTAAGAATTGGATACACTGGCCGAAATCGGACTTACTTGTTTTTGCGTCGCATACGTGCGGATTTGGCTCGACGAGCTGCCTCATCTTGGGATGTCTGACATTTGCGTAAATGGAATTGCTTCATAGTGGCATGCACTTGCTCGGCCGTGGGCAAATCTTCGCTATCGACCTCGGCATCTTGCTCAATGGTGAGCACCTCCTCTGCAACGGCTGAATCCTTTTCCTCTTCctgtaaaattaaattataaacatGGAAGGAGAGCGAGTGTGATTGAGACGAAACTTGCCACAGCATCTAAATCTATGCCTGGAGGAGCCCACACTGAAGACATGGACTGGACACCACCTGCTTCCAAGCCACCTCCGATACCAGCCACGCCGTTAAAATTGGGCTCCCGTCTTATGTCTGCTTTGGAGAGAGCATTATGTGTTCTTTTGGCCAGTGAAAGTTTGCCCAAAATTGGTCCACCACTGTCGCTCTCCTCTGTATCCACTTCAGCTAGCATGGACATGAACTCCTCCAGTTTCTTAGGATCTACAATGTCTTTGGGATCTTGAAAAAGATTTCCCAACATGGGCAGAGCAGGAGTCGGAATAGCAGTGTCGGAGACTGAAGCTGGAGCCACTAATCCAGTGGGAGTTGTTGTGGTTCCTGCTGGCTGGAGCCCTACAGCTGCTGGTGGTGTAGGCAGTGCCGATTTTTTGGCCACCTCTTGAGACGGTTGTGTTTTCATTGTCTGCTCGACCAGATCGAAAGCCTTGTTGGCCAATTGCTGGAGGCCAGCAAAATAGTGTGGATCATGAGTCTCCGGTCGCTGATCCGACATCATGATGAGCTCCCTAAATGGATCCGGAGCCGGTGGCATGGGCTGTGCGGCCGTAGTGCTTGAACGCAATTGGACACCCGTGCTGGAGGCGGGGTTATTGGCAAAGCTAAGCATATCCATGGCAGTGGTGAAATCAGAGTCGGTATGTAGATTATAGGGGTCCTTGAGTTTTTGTTTGGTCACCTTGACGGGGCTGGAAATGGAGGCACGTCCCCACATAAGGCGTCGCATTTCCTCGCCGGTCATTCCCCGTTTCTTCAAAGCGGTCAAAGTGACCCGACCCACACGCTAGTGAAGATCCAAGAAAATTGAACTTTTTAGAATATTACAAAACTCGGGACTTGATGGCTTACCTTCCAATTGGAAACGGCTCCTTTCCGTTGCTTTGCACGAGTCTTGCTCTTGCTCTTGATGACCATTACGCCACGTACCTCAAAGCCCGAATCATCTGATGGACCCAATGGTATCGAATATGCCTCCAAATAGCCCTTGGCATCGGCCTGGGGTACAGCTCTCTCCAGAGTGACGACGATTTTGGCCCATTGCTTCATCCATTCCTTCTCGGATTGCTCAATAACGGTTACATAGGTGTTTCCCATCATGGCTATTAACATGTTGAGCAACAGGATCGGCACAAATATCATAAAGATAACAAAAACCGTTTTCGACAGATTCGGATAGGTTGTCTGATTGAGATCAGGATACTAAATTGAGATAAGCAGATTGATTATCAAAAGAAGGAGCATCAAACTTGAGCAGAGATTACTTACATTATAATCACCCAGGGTCGTTTGAAAGAGTGCCATCCAAGTGCTGGTATAAGTATTAAACATTGTCGATTGCACCTGAGGATGTCCCTTGTAGAGGAAGTAGAAGGCCTGCGAAAAGCCGCATAGAACAATGCAATAAATGATACCAAAGGTGAACATGTCACCCGTAATCATGGAGTAGATCATGGTCACAAATGGCCCAGTTAATCGGATCGCTCTGAAATTATGTACACATTGATTACTACTTAGTTCGCACTTCGTTGTGCCTTACTTACCCGGCAAAGAACATAAGGAGAAACCAAGAGCCGGGTACGGCAAATATCAAGATGGCTTCCTCGGTATCAGTGTCCCCGATCAAACGGAATGGAATGCATGCCAATATCAATAGATtggaaaacaagaaaattgcCTTTGCCGGCGCATGGGActacagagagagaggaaagagagagagagagaaataaaaaaaattgacattAATACCATCAGTACATGAGTGAGTAGAGCCAAAGAAAAGTAACTCTTACCAGCTGCTTGAGAAATGCAGATAAACCCTGATTCTTAATCTCATCACCCTGCTGGAAGACCACATAGCTTAACACTCCTGCTATGGTGGCCAATTCGGCGCAATAGCGTGCCACTGTCTGAGCGTTGTAGCTAACATCCGCCGAATCTGCTGCACCTGCCACCGCGATACCATCTCCCATTGCCTCTTGAAGAGCTGCTGCTGTCGCCCCGGTGCTGCCGTCGCCATCATCCTCCTCGCCTTCA from Drosophila willistoni isolate 14030-0811.24 chromosome XL unlocalized genomic scaffold, UCI_dwil_1.1 Seg141, whole genome shotgun sequence includes:
- the LOC6638073 gene encoding uncharacterized protein LOC6638073 yields the protein MRFLLKKCLRKKAPEMKPGAILDAVISQSSATACKCLLYKLADYKRGGDLIDAINTGGLIAVEQLIREQFGVFMYNDGKGQMINRAEFLRWKYRDHTEVTIPIEASLSIHDPLGKWEDHKACWQMQYRGALGESLLHVLIICDSKIHTKLARVLLRVFPNLALDVMEGEEYLGASALHLSIAYSNNELVADLIEAGADINQRAIGSFFLPRDQQRMNPAKSTDYEGLAYMGEYPLAWAACCANESVYNLLVDCGSDPDAQDSFGNMILHMVVVCDKLDMFGYALRHPKTPAKNGIVNQTGLTPLTLACKLGRAEVFREMLELSAREFWRYSNITCSGYPLNALDTLLPDGRTNWNSALFIILNGTKPEHLDMLDGGIIQRLLEEKWKTFAQNQFLKRLLILSTHLLCLSVSVYLRPAHDGEGEEDDGDGSTGATAAALQEAMGDGIAVAGAADSADVSYNAQTVARYCAELATIAGVLSYVVFQQGDEIKNQGLSAFLKQLSHAPAKAIFLFSNLLILACIPFRLIGDTDTEEAILIFAVPGSWFLLMFFAGAIRLTGPFVTMIYSMITGDMFTFGIIYCIVLCGFSQAFYFLYKGHPQVQSTMFNTYTSTWMALFQTTLGDYNYPDLNQTTYPNLSKTVFVIFMIFVPILLLNMLIAMMGNTYVTVIEQSEKEWMKQWAKIVVTLERAVPQADAKGYLEAYSIPLGPSDDSGFEVRGVMVIKSKSKTRAKQRKGAVSNWKRVGRVTLTALKKRGMTGEEMRRLMWGRASISSPVKVTKQKLKDPYNLHTDSDFTTAMDMLSFANNPASSTGVQLRSSTTAAQPMPPAPDPFRELIMMSDQRPETHDPHYFAGLQQLANKAFDLVEQTMKTQPSQEVAKKSALPTPPAAVGLQPAGTTTTPTGLVAPASVSDTAIPTPALPMLGNLFQDPKDIVDPKKLEEFMSMLAEVDTEESDSGGPILGKLSLAKRTHNALSKADIRREPNFNGVAGIGGGLEAGGVQSMSSVWAPPGIDLDAVEEEKDSAVAEEVLTIEQDAEVDSEDLPTAEQVHATMKQFHLRKCQTSQDEAARRAKSARMRRKNKVSPEQSDAEFESDARRKQRSPPDPLEPWSTRELQDINKILAKKS
- the LOC6638109 gene encoding nuclear transcription factor Y subunit gamma, with product MYATNNGSTNKAPNSNSTNLFDNTITVTPIKVELGGAISYGATANAASKVAPPGQRRTPNAVVVTTQQQQQQQQQQHLHHPQATLSMPTMQATLVTNSGSVSVPPPSTTCSSMSVTLNTAMPKEKTPSTTTTKASRVQVARKPPPTIDNFWPNILQEVNGIGQVDAKHQVLPLARIKKIMKLDENAKMIAGEAPLLFAKACEYFIQELTMRAWVHTEESRRRTLQRSDIAQAIANYDQFDFLIDIVPREEIKPSPSSSSSSSSSAAAAAQKSNKESSTTANATNTSASNNINSGQSGLSSASASCTSANISNFSVPTAVSAGLKLETASDVLNFSTVNVNPELFASQVQQAQVHHQQQQQPQQVQIIQQGAGGQQLQYFIALPGQQAQTQQAQNHLGLNIVTAAAAQQPTQQLILTAGPNGQLTATPAPTQQQQLLQNLAQAQAQAQVQQQQQHQQVQQQQQQIQLLQQVVTPTGELANVPISINANQLHLLRLQMQQQQQQQQAAQVAAAAAAAQHQHQQHPQQQQVIIPTQLLTGQQILQLGANAQQQQQQQQQQVQVQQHLSQTSASATTQATPIFINSTNGQAQTHQNPPSQTISSIQQSNDRSLSGAFR